In Nocardioides nitrophenolicus, the genomic window TGCCGTTCATGTCGTAGGGGTTGACCAGCCAGGCCTGGCGCAGCTCGTCGGCCGCGCCGGCGAACTCCGAGAGCACCAGGGCGCCGTCGTCGTCGATGCGGCACGCGACGTACTCCTTGGCCACCAGGTTCATCCCGTCGCGGTAGGGCGTGACGACCATGATGTCGGCGGCCCGGTAGAGCGCGGCCATCTCCTCGCGGGGGTACGACGTGTGCAGGTAGCTCACCGCCGGGCGGCCGATCCGGCCGAGGTCGCCGTTGATCCGGCCGACGAGCAGCTCGATGTCGTCGCGCAGGTTGCGGTAGTGCTCCACGCGCTCGCGGGAGGGGACCGCGACCTGGACGAAGACCGCGTCGTCGACGGTGAGCGCGCCGTCGCGGATCAGCTCGCCGAAGGCACGCAGCCGGGCGTGGATGCCCTTGGTGTAGTCGAGGCGGTCGATGCCGAGGAAGATCTTGCGCGGGTTGCCGAGCGCGTCGCGGATCGCGTCCGCGCGCTCGGCGACGGCCTCGGAGCGGGCCAGCTCCTCGAAGCCGGCGGCGTCGATGGAGATCGGGAACGCGGCGGCGCGCACGGTGCGGCCGTCGGGCAGGTAGACGAGGTCGCGGTGCGTCTTGTGGCCGACCCGCTGGCGGACCAGGCGGATGAAGTTCTGTGCCGCGCCGGGCAGCTGGAAGCCGACCAGGTCGGCGCCGAGCAGGCCCTCGAGGATCTGGCGGCGCCACGGCAGCTGCTGGAACAGCTCGGCGGGCGGGAACGGGATGTGGAGGTAGAAGCCGATGCGCAGGTCCGGGCGCAGCTCGCGGAGCATCTGCGGCACCAGCTGCAGCTGGTAGTCGTGCACCCACACCGTGGCGCCGTCGTTGGCGAGCTCGGCGGTGCGCTCGGCGAAGCGCCGGTTGACCTTGACGTAGGTGTCCCACCACTCGCGGTGGAACTCCGGCTTCGCGACCACGTCGTGGTACAGCGGCCACAGGGTGCCGTTGGAGAAGCCCTCGTAGTGCTCCTCGATCTCCTCCGCGGACATCGCGAGCGGGACCAGGTCGAGGCCGTCGACCTTGAACGGCTTGAACTTCTGGGTGCCGCCCGGCCAGCCCACCCAGACTCCGTCGTGGGCGCGCATCACCGGCTCGATCGCCGAGACCAGGCCACCGGGAGAGCGGCGCCAGCGGGCCTTCCCGGCGTGGTCGGTGACGCGGTCGACGGGAAGGCGGTTGGCGACGATCACGAGGTCATGGCCCACGTGGTCACCCTAGTGGGACGGAGGTTGTCGGGCTGGCCCGACAAGCGGTGTCGCGCTGGCAGGATGTTGCCGACGACCTCCCCGGAACGATGCTGGACCCATGACCGACGCCCTGGTGACGAGCCCGCCCGCGCCCCGCCCCGCGATGCGGTGGCTGCGCGACACCGGCTATGCCCTCGCGGCGCTGCCGGTGGCCCTGGTCGCGCTCGTCGTGGTGATCGCGCTGGTGGCGTCCGGGCTCGGGCTGTCGGTGGTGGTCGGCGGCGTGTTCGTGCTCGTCGTGGGCGTGTACGCCGCCCGCGGCTTCGCCCACGTCGAGCGGCGCCGCCTCGCCGCGCTGTCCGGCCGGGCGGTGCCGGAGCCGGCGTACCTGCGCGCGCGGGCCGGCGACGGCTTCTGGCGCCGCTCGCTCACGCCGCTGCGCGATCCGCAGTCGTGGCTGGACGTGGTGTGGTCGCTGGTCGGCTGGATCACCGCGGTCGTGTCCTTCTGCGTGGCGATCACCTGGTGGGCGACGGCGCTCGGCGGGCTGAGCTACTGGTTCTGGGAGCGCTTCATCCCGCGCGACGGCAGCGACGCGCAGAGCCTGGCCGACCTGATCGGGCTCGGCGAGAGCCGGACCGCCGACGTGGGGCTGGTCTCCTCGATCGGCGTCGCCGCCCTGGTCACGCTGCCGTTCGCGCTGAGGTTCGCCGCCGTGGTGCACGCCAGCCTGGCGTCGGTGCTGCTGACCAGCCGGGCCGAGCTGCAGGGCCGGGTCGCCCGGGTCGAGGAGAGCCGCGAGTCCGCGCACCGGGCCGAGGCCGACTCGCTGCGCCGGCTGGAGCGCGACATCCACGACGGCCCGCAGCAGCGGCTGATCCGGCTCGGCATGGACCTCGGCCGGGCCCGGGTGCAGCTCGCCCAGGACCCGGCGACCGCGGCCCGCACCCTGGACGCCGCCGTGGCCCAGACCCGGGAGGCGGTCGAGGAGCTGCGCGCGCTGTCCCGCGGGATCGCGCCGCCGCTGCTGGTCGACCGCGGCCTGGCCGCCGCGGTGGGAGAGATGGCTGACGGCCAGCCGATCCCGGTGCGGGTGACGGCCGACCTGCCGCCCGAGCTGCCGCTCGCGGTCGAGACGGCCGCCTACTTCGTGGCCGCCGAGGCGCTGACCAATGTCGTCAAGCACAGCGGCGCCGACCGCGCCGACGTCGCCCTGGAGGCGGTCGGCGGGCGGCTGCGGGTCACCGTCGTCGACAACGGGCGCGGCGGGGCGGCCGCCGTACCGGGGCACGGGCTGGCGGGCCTGCGCGAGCGCCTGGCCGGGGTCGACGGCGCCCTCGTCGTGGTCTCCCCGCAGGGTGGCCCGACCCGGCTGCGCGCGGAGGTGCCGTTGAGGTGAGGATCGTGGTCGCCGATGACTCCGTGCTGCTGCGCGAGGGGCTGCAGCTGCTCCTCGCGGAGGCCGGCCACGACGTGGTCGCCGCCGTCGGCGACGGCCCGGCCCTGGTCGACGCGGTGCTCGCGCACCGCCCGGACCTCGCCATCGTCGACGTCCGGATGCCGCCCAGCCACACCGACGAGGGCCTGCGCGCCGCGGTGGCCTGCCGGCGCTCCTGGCCGGGGGCGCGGGTGCTGGTGC contains:
- a CDS encoding alpha,alpha-trehalose-phosphate synthase (UDP-forming), which codes for MGHDLVIVANRLPVDRVTDHAGKARWRRSPGGLVSAIEPVMRAHDGVWVGWPGGTQKFKPFKVDGLDLVPLAMSAEEIEEHYEGFSNGTLWPLYHDVVAKPEFHREWWDTYVKVNRRFAERTAELANDGATVWVHDYQLQLVPQMLRELRPDLRIGFYLHIPFPPAELFQQLPWRRQILEGLLGADLVGFQLPGAAQNFIRLVRQRVGHKTHRDLVYLPDGRTVRAAAFPISIDAAGFEELARSEAVAERADAIRDALGNPRKIFLGIDRLDYTKGIHARLRAFGELIRDGALTVDDAVFVQVAVPSRERVEHYRNLRDDIELLVGRINGDLGRIGRPAVSYLHTSYPREEMAALYRAADIMVVTPYRDGMNLVAKEYVACRIDDDGALVLSEFAGAADELRQAWLVNPYDMNGMKAALLEAYAAEPKELTRRMKAMRRQIAQHDVKAWADSFMTELEDESHSHTKSVRPATRS
- a CDS encoding sensor histidine kinase, with protein sequence MTDALVTSPPAPRPAMRWLRDTGYALAALPVALVALVVVIALVASGLGLSVVVGGVFVLVVGVYAARGFAHVERRRLAALSGRAVPEPAYLRARAGDGFWRRSLTPLRDPQSWLDVVWSLVGWITAVVSFCVAITWWATALGGLSYWFWERFIPRDGSDAQSLADLIGLGESRTADVGLVSSIGVAALVTLPFALRFAAVVHASLASVLLTSRAELQGRVARVEESRESAHRAEADSLRRLERDIHDGPQQRLIRLGMDLGRARVQLAQDPATAARTLDAAVAQTREAVEELRALSRGIAPPLLVDRGLAAAVGEMADGQPIPVRVTADLPPELPLAVETAAYFVAAEALTNVVKHSGADRADVALEAVGGRLRVTVVDNGRGGAAAVPGHGLAGLRERLAGVDGALVVVSPQGGPTRLRAEVPLR